A single genomic interval of Sceloporus undulatus isolate JIND9_A2432 ecotype Alabama chromosome 2, SceUnd_v1.1, whole genome shotgun sequence harbors:
- the SMIM5 gene encoding small integral membrane protein 5 isoform X1 codes for MSYKDFQNELYATGNKLWLKLQRLPKAEPVEIVCFFVIILFIGRAYLAEFREGNYTQLQGLETMSAATQTATQVLEDLKTRILTNDWALGGLVVLASFLTVIIALLLFALIFGYCSTPRNKGSI; via the exons ATGTCTTACAAGGACTTTCAGAATGAACTCTATGCTACTGGTAACAAGCTATGGCTCAAGCTGCAGAGATTGCCCAAGGCTGAACCTGTTGAAATTGTGTGCTTTTTTGTCATTATCTTGTTCATTG GCAGAGCGTATTTGGCAGAGTTCAGAGAAGGAAACTACACACAACTTCAG GGCCTAGAAACAATGTCAGCTGCAACACAAACTGCTACTCAAGTTCTGGAAGATCTGAAAACTCGGATTCTGACAAATGACTGGGCTCTTGGGGGACTAGTAGTATTGGCTTCATTTCTCACTGTCATTATTGCCCTCCTCTTATTTGCTCTCATCTTTGGCTATTGCTCAACTCCAAGGAATAAAGGTTCCATATAA
- the SMIM5 gene encoding small integral membrane protein 5 isoform X2 produces MSYKDFQNELYATGNKLWLKLQRLPKAEPVEIVCFFVIILFIATILSMMIIACCCCCSRCCNGSPHQKTRRIQVQPTVHA; encoded by the exons ATGTCTTACAAGGACTTTCAGAATGAACTCTATGCTACTGGTAACAAGCTATGGCTCAAGCTGCAGAGATTGCCCAAGGCTGAACCTGTTGAAATTGTGTGCTTTTTTGTCATTATCTTGTTCATTG CTACAATACTTTCAATGATGATCATAGCATGCTGTTGTTGCTGTAGCCGTTGCTGCAATGGAAGCCCTCACCAAAAGACGAGGAGAATCCAAGTTCAGCCAACAGTCCATGCATAG